The Sphaerospermopsis torques-reginae ITEP-024 genome has a window encoding:
- a CDS encoding DUF433 domain-containing protein: MNYRDYITIEPNKRGGKPCVRGLRITVYEVLEYLASDMTEAEILEDFPDLTREDFKACIAYAADRERRFMTVPLSV, from the coding sequence ATGAATTACCGAGATTACATCACGATTGAACCAAATAAACGCGGTGGTAAGCCTTGTGTGCGCGGTTTGCGGATAACGGTTTATGAAGTGCTTGAGTACCTAGCCTCTGATATGACAGAAGCAGAGATTCTGGAAGATTTTCCCGATCTAACACGGGAAGATTTTAAAGCGTGCATCGCTTATGCTGCTGACCGCGAGCGACGATTTATGACTGTGCCATTATCTGTATGA
- the dcm gene encoding DNA (cytosine-5-)-methyltransferase, whose amino-acid sequence MQNGRFTFIDLFAGIGGFKIGLSNNGGDCIGFSEINQDAINTYCENFQVSPSLNLGDITKIKQLPPHDFLTAGVPCQSWSIAGKNLGFNDDRGQLWNDTIYLLEQSQPKVFIFENVKGLVDPRNQNALSYVLKRIEQAGYYANYFVINSFDYGVPQNRIRVYIIGFKEKAYFQKFVLPKPLENKLKLGDILGINSPQTENKQESKIIQRDLLGNVVESKSMSLSTTNGFNDYFLFNDLRNGHTTIHSWDIIDTTQRQKDICLLLLKNRRKSNYGELDGNPLSLAHFQSLDPSITQSEIDELIKLEILKVEEYRFIVKQYHINDLTKDEEFILSLKNNQEIIVDNLKKQKELKIKKIPIMKVIASLKAKNIIECTEIRYDFKKTKISTGLFGVNRIFLPSSDIFPTLVASDTNDFITLKTISAQNHHDFKQKFIEEVYRKQEFRKITQSEACLIQGFPKHFKLPESRSRWMKLIGNSVSVPVIDKLCKAIIETGVFAK is encoded by the coding sequence ATGCAAAATGGAAGGTTTACTTTTATTGATCTTTTTGCGGGAATTGGTGGGTTTAAAATTGGATTAAGTAATAATGGTGGTGATTGTATAGGGTTTAGTGAAATAAATCAGGATGCAATTAATACATATTGTGAAAATTTTCAAGTTTCACCTAGTTTGAATTTGGGAGATATTACCAAAATCAAACAATTACCACCTCACGATTTTTTAACTGCTGGTGTTCCTTGTCAAAGTTGGTCTATTGCTGGTAAAAATTTAGGTTTTAATGATGATCGAGGTCAGTTATGGAATGATACAATTTATTTACTGGAACAATCTCAACCCAAGGTATTTATTTTTGAAAATGTTAAAGGTTTGGTTGATCCTCGCAATCAAAATGCTTTATCTTATGTCTTAAAAAGAATTGAGCAAGCTGGATATTATGCTAACTATTTTGTAATTAACTCTTTTGATTATGGTGTACCACAAAATAGGATTCGAGTATATATCATTGGCTTTAAGGAAAAGGCATATTTCCAAAAGTTTGTATTACCCAAACCTCTAGAAAATAAGCTCAAGTTAGGTGATATTTTAGGTATTAATTCGCCTCAAACAGAAAACAAACAAGAAAGTAAAATCATTCAAAGAGACTTATTGGGAAATGTTGTTGAATCTAAAAGTATGAGTCTTTCAACAACAAACGGATTCAATGATTACTTTTTGTTTAATGATCTGAGAAATGGTCATACAACTATACATTCTTGGGATATTATTGATACTACTCAAAGACAGAAAGATATTTGTTTATTATTACTGAAAAACAGAAGAAAAAGTAATTATGGTGAATTAGATGGAAACCCATTGTCATTAGCACATTTCCAAAGTCTAGATCCGTCAATTACACAATCTGAAATTGATGAATTGATCAAATTAGAAATATTAAAGGTTGAAGAGTATCGTTTTATTGTTAAGCAGTATCATATTAATGATTTAACAAAGGATGAAGAATTTATACTGTCATTGAAAAACAATCAAGAAATCATTGTTGATAATTTGAAAAAACAAAAGGAATTGAAAATCAAAAAGATTCCAATTATGAAAGTTATTGCATCTCTTAAAGCCAAAAATATTATTGAATGTACAGAAATTCGTTATGATTTTAAAAAAACTAAAATAAGTACAGGATTATTTGGTGTAAATCGGATATTTTTACCAAGTTCTGATATTTTTCCTACATTAGTGGCAAGTGATACTAATGATTTTATCACTTTAAAAACCATTTCTGCCCAAAATCATCATGATTTTAAACAAAAATTCATCGAGGAAGTTTATAGAAAACAAGAATTTAGAAAAATTACTCAAAGCGAAGCTTGTTTAATACAGGGTTTTCCCAAACATTTTAAATTACCAGAGTCAAGATCAAGATGGATGAAATTAATCGGTAATAGTGTTTCTGTGCCAGTAATTGATAAACTGTGTAAAGCGATTATTGAAACTGGGGTATTTGCAAAATAA
- the thrB gene encoding homoserine kinase, whose translation MSTISTVTVQVPATTANLGPGFDCIGAALQLHNQFKFTRNLGGLVIQVSGTEAKKVQTDESNLLYQAFVKLYEHIQETPPAVKIEIKLGVPLARGLGSSATAIVGGLVAGNALAGSPLSDVQVMELAIAMEGHPDNVVPAFLGGCRLAATGSNGWEICDLTWHRDIIPVVAIPDFELSTSEARKVLPTEISRADAIFNAAHLGLLLRALATSREEWLRAALQDKLHQPYRKALIPGYDAVEAAAIAAGAYGMVISGAGPTLLALTDYLHSSGVATAMANAWKQAGIIANARSLPIDIQGAVIL comes from the coding sequence ATGTCTACTATTTCTACTGTTACTGTTCAAGTTCCTGCTACTACTGCTAATTTGGGTCCTGGTTTTGACTGCATCGGTGCGGCTTTACAACTGCACAATCAATTTAAGTTTACTCGCAATCTGGGCGGTTTGGTGATTCAAGTTTCTGGTACAGAAGCCAAAAAGGTGCAAACTGATGAAAGTAATCTGCTTTATCAGGCTTTTGTGAAGTTATATGAGCATATCCAAGAAACTCCGCCTGCTGTGAAAATAGAGATTAAGTTGGGTGTACCTTTGGCGCGGGGTTTGGGAAGTTCTGCTACTGCTATTGTGGGTGGGTTGGTTGCTGGTAATGCGTTAGCGGGTTCGCCGTTGTCTGATGTGCAGGTAATGGAATTGGCGATCGCTATGGAAGGACATCCTGATAATGTTGTACCCGCTTTTTTGGGTGGATGTCGTTTAGCTGCTACTGGCAGTAATGGTTGGGAAATTTGTGATCTGACTTGGCACAGAGATATTATACCTGTGGTGGCAATTCCTGATTTTGAGTTATCCACTTCGGAAGCACGTAAGGTTTTACCTACGGAAATAAGTCGGGCTGATGCGATTTTTAATGCTGCTCATTTGGGTTTATTATTGCGGGCTTTGGCAACGAGTCGGGAAGAATGGTTAAGGGCGGCTTTGCAAGATAAATTACATCAACCCTATCGTAAAGCTTTAATTCCTGGTTATGATGCTGTGGAAGCTGCTGCTATAGCTGCTGGCGCTTATGGGATGGTTATTAGTGGTGCTGGTCCGACGCTTTTAGCTTTAACAGATTATCTACATAGTTCTGGTGTAGCCACAGCAATGGCTAATGCTTGGAAACAGGCAGGAATTATTGCTAATGCGCGATCGCTCCCTATTGATATACAAGGGGCGGTGATTTTATAA
- a CDS encoding SBBP repeat-containing protein yields MWAQQFGGTSPDTGWNIAADTSGNTYVTGAFKGTATFGNTTLTHTGLGSSDAFIAKLDSNKNVLWAQKLVGASSAQGFGITVDESGNSYATGFFTGTATFGNTTLTSAGNEDAFITKLNSSGKFLWAQKLGGTSSDSGYSITTDGVGNTYVTGVLNTISSPGNINAPTNTYTSDDAFITKLDNKGNILWTKNLGGAFLADRGIGITSDITGNTYATGFFSGTTTFGNISLSSVGNEDGFITKLDTSGNFLWAQRLGGTLSDGGVGITSDEAGNIYVTGIFRDTASFGSATLTSAGDEDAFVAKFDNNGKALWAKNLGSTGVDEGLGIVTDGLGNVYVTGVFSGTASFGSTTLSSTGDADAFIAKLDSNGNVLSAQKFGSTSLDLGIGIASDSKGNIYATGGFGNTATFGNTSLTSAGSIDAFIVKLGDEVGETQITLIPNNTDSVFNLNGAATPIQFLLKSASPSVVNEIGLFTVDDDQGTIDGIAPNDSNYTQAVLSRSRSIFSTLGNSPNGFDTNLTRTLDLDAGIRFRLLLVQNGTLDGLRNGTVPLSQLLLSSPASLQVSDVGNSTFDLRFEDSGSGQFNDAVVQMQLGTEADKPIGTNLQDQQEGEVLDLRGLTDTQTATFTVNREAAYNNFVGFFRVADANGSIDINGDGIGDLLPGQTGYGEVAVKNRVGGINLSVGNQGQASFTGQFEGGSIFAPFLIVNGTPDQFLDSNPNNNPAIYFPYLGANSDKVDHVRMLGNNVFGFEDLPNGGDKDFNDIIVSVKFN; encoded by the coding sequence TTGTGGGCGCAGCAATTTGGCGGCACATCACCTGATACTGGCTGGAACATCGCGGCCGATACTTCAGGTAATACCTATGTAACAGGAGCTTTCAAAGGTACAGCTACCTTTGGTAATACTACCCTCACCCACACAGGTTTGGGTTCTAGCGATGCCTTCATCGCCAAATTAGACAGCAATAAAAACGTCTTGTGGGCGCAAAAATTGGTTGGAGCATCGTCTGCTCAAGGCTTTGGCATCACTGTCGATGAGTCTGGTAACAGCTACGCCACAGGGTTTTTCACAGGTACAGCCACCTTTGGCAACACTACCCTCACCAGTGCAGGCAATGAGGATGCCTTCATTACTAAGCTCAACAGTAGTGGCAAATTTCTCTGGGCGCAAAAATTGGGTGGTACGTCATCTGACTCTGGGTACAGCATCACTACCGATGGCGTAGGCAACACTTATGTTACTGGCGTACTAAATACAATAAGTTCACCTGGAAATATTAACGCACCCACAAATACCTATACGAGCGATGATGCTTTCATCACTAAACTAGACAACAAGGGTAACATCCTCTGGACAAAAAACTTGGGTGGTGCTTTTTTAGCTGATAGAGGTATTGGCATTACCTCTGACATAACAGGTAACACCTATGCCACAGGATTTTTCTCAGGTACTACCACCTTTGGTAATATCAGCCTCTCCAGTGTAGGAAATGAAGATGGTTTCATCACTAAGCTTGACACCAGTGGAAACTTCCTGTGGGCGCAAAGATTGGGAGGTACTTTGTCTGATGGAGGTGTTGGCATTACCTCTGATGAAGCAGGGAACATTTACGTAACGGGAATCTTTCGAGACACTGCCAGCTTTGGCAGCGCCACCCTTACTAGTGCAGGTGATGAGGATGCATTTGTCGCCAAGTTTGACAATAATGGTAAAGCTCTGTGGGCAAAGAATTTGGGCAGTACCGGGGTTGATGAAGGTTTAGGAATCGTCACTGATGGACTGGGTAATGTATATGTTACAGGGGTTTTCAGTGGCACTGCCAGCTTTGGTAGCACCACCCTCAGCAGTACAGGTGATGCTGATGCCTTCATTGCCAAGCTTGACAGCAATGGTAATGTCCTATCGGCTCAGAAATTTGGCAGTACATCCCTCGACCTCGGTATTGGCATCGCCAGCGACAGCAAGGGTAACATCTACGCTACGGGAGGCTTTGGGAATACTGCCACCTTTGGTAATACCAGCCTCACCAGTGCTGGCAGCATAGATGCCTTTATTGTCAAGCTTGGGGATGAAGTAGGGGAAACACAAATCACTCTAATACCTAATAATACTGACAGCGTATTCAATCTTAACGGTGCTGCAACCCCTATACAGTTTCTCCTCAAAAGTGCCAGTCCTAGTGTTGTCAACGAAATTGGACTATTTACTGTAGACGATGATCAAGGAACTATAGACGGTATTGCGCCCAACGATTCTAATTACACTCAAGCGGTGCTGTCACGTTCTCGCAGTATTTTCTCAACTTTAGGAAATTCGCCCAACGGATTTGATACTAACCTCACCCGGACTCTAGACCTCGATGCTGGTATTCGCTTCCGCCTCCTATTAGTACAAAACGGCACTCTCGATGGTTTAAGGAATGGTACAGTACCACTGTCACAATTGTTGCTATCCTCTCCTGCCTCCTTGCAAGTTTCTGACGTAGGTAACAGCACCTTTGACCTGCGTTTTGAAGATAGCGGTAGTGGTCAGTTCAATGATGCAGTGGTGCAAATGCAACTGGGAACAGAAGCTGACAAACCTATAGGTACTAATCTACAAGACCAGCAGGAAGGTGAGGTACTTGACTTACGTGGGCTAACAGATACGCAAACGGCAACATTTACGGTCAACCGTGAGGCAGCATATAACAACTTTGTCGGGTTCTTTCGTGTAGCTGATGCCAACGGTAGTATTGATATCAACGGTGACGGTATAGGGGATTTGCTACCCGGACAAACAGGTTATGGAGAAGTTGCGGTAAAGAACCGTGTCGGTGGTATTAACCTGAGTGTGGGAAACCAAGGTCAAGCAAGCTTTACGGGTCAGTTTGAGGGTGGCTCAATATTTGCGCCGTTTCTCATTGTCAATGGCACACCAGACCAATTTCTTGATAGCAACCCCAATAATAACCCCGCCATTTACTTCCCGTATCTTGGTGCAAATTCGGACAAAGTAGACCATGTGCGGATGTTAGGCAACAATGTCTTCGGATTTGAGGACTTGCCCAATGGTGGTGATAAAGATTTCAATGATATCATCGTTAGCGTCAAGTTCAACTGA
- a CDS encoding NAD(P)H-quinone oxidoreductase subunit 4, translated as MMAEQFPWLTAIILLPLLASFLIPVLPDKDGKLVRWYALGVGIADFALMCYAFWTHYNPADASFQLIENYAWMPTLGLNWSVAVDGISAPLVLLAGFVTTLSIFSAWQVDRRPRLFYFLMLVLYAAQIGVFVAKDLMLFFIMWEVELLPVYLLVSIWGGQKRRYAATKFILYTAAASIFILVAALAMGLQGDGVLSFDISDLATKSYPLGLQLLLYAGLFVAFGVKLAIFPLHTWLPDAHGEASSPVSMILAGVLLKMGGYGLIRLNMELLPDAHIYFAPVLAILGVVNIIYGALNSFAQTNMKRRLAFSSISHMGFVLLGLASFTDLGMNGAMLQMISHGLIASVLFFLAGVTYDRTHTMVMKDMGGIGQAMPVVFALFTIGAMASLALPGMSGFVGELSVFVGVTTSDVYSSTFCTVTVFLAAVGVILTPIYLLSMLRQVFYGKDAALICDINNAGTENLEDEGTACFGTDCLLPGQSLYTDARPREVFIAACFLVLIIGIGFYPKVAMQMYDAKTVAVNAHVRQSYTVISQTKPGIYAGFLTPKIAEVEVNSVLATVE; from the coding sequence ATGATGGCGGAACAATTTCCCTGGCTGACCGCGATTATCCTCCTACCCCTCCTGGCATCCTTTTTGATTCCTGTCCTACCTGATAAAGACGGTAAACTTGTCCGGTGGTATGCTTTGGGTGTAGGTATCGCTGACTTTGCGTTAATGTGCTATGCTTTCTGGACACATTACAATCCTGCTGATGCGAGTTTTCAACTAATAGAAAATTACGCCTGGATGCCCACCCTGGGACTCAACTGGTCTGTTGCAGTTGATGGTATTTCTGCGCCTTTGGTACTTTTAGCAGGTTTTGTCACCACCCTTTCTATATTTTCCGCTTGGCAAGTTGACCGCAGACCACGCCTATTTTACTTTTTAATGTTGGTGCTATATGCGGCACAAATAGGGGTGTTTGTCGCTAAAGACCTAATGTTATTTTTCATTATGTGGGAAGTAGAACTTCTCCCCGTATATCTATTAGTTTCCATTTGGGGTGGTCAAAAACGACGCTACGCCGCAACCAAATTTATACTATATACCGCAGCCGCTTCTATATTTATCTTAGTAGCCGCCCTAGCAATGGGTTTACAAGGTGACGGTGTTCTCAGTTTTGATATCAGTGACTTAGCTACTAAAAGTTATCCTCTCGGTTTACAATTACTGCTTTATGCAGGTTTGTTTGTTGCCTTTGGGGTGAAGTTGGCGATTTTCCCCTTACATACGTGGTTGCCCGATGCCCACGGTGAAGCATCTTCCCCTGTGTCTATGATTTTGGCAGGTGTGTTACTGAAAATGGGCGGTTATGGTTTAATTCGCCTCAATATGGAACTTCTACCCGATGCTCATATTTACTTTGCACCAGTTTTAGCTATTCTCGGTGTTGTCAATATTATCTATGGTGCGTTAAACTCCTTTGCCCAAACTAACATGAAACGGCGTTTGGCATTTTCCTCTATCTCTCACATGGGTTTTGTGCTGCTAGGTTTAGCTTCCTTCACCGATTTAGGGATGAATGGAGCTATGTTGCAAATGATATCACATGGTTTAATCGCCTCAGTGTTATTCTTCCTAGCAGGTGTCACCTATGACCGCACCCATACAATGGTGATGAAAGATATGGGTGGTATCGGTCAAGCGATGCCTGTGGTGTTTGCATTGTTTACTATAGGTGCAATGGCATCTTTAGCTTTACCCGGTATGAGTGGTTTTGTGGGTGAACTCTCGGTGTTTGTCGGTGTGACAACTAGCGATGTTTATAGTTCCACTTTCTGCACTGTGACTGTTTTCCTCGCTGCTGTGGGTGTTATCCTCACTCCTATTTATCTGCTTTCTATGCTGCGTCAGGTTTTCTATGGTAAGGATGCGGCTTTGATTTGTGATATCAATAATGCAGGTACGGAAAATCTGGAAGATGAAGGTACTGCTTGCTTTGGGACTGATTGTTTATTACCTGGTCAATCACTGTACACTGATGCTAGACCCCGTGAAGTGTTTATTGCAGCCTGTTTTCTAGTTCTGATTATCGGTATTGGTTTCTATCCTAAAGTGGCTATGCAGATGTACGATGCTAAGACTGTGGCTGTAAATGCTCATGTTCGTCAATCTTACACTGTGATTTCCCAAACTAAACCCGGTATCTATGCAGGTTTCTTAACTCCCAAAATTGCTGAGGTTGAGGTGAACTCGGTTTTGGCAACTGTTGAATAA
- a CDS encoding XisI protein, with the protein MDKLTNYRQIIEKVLTEYAAIPYHYGDLKAELIISKDENRYLVITSGWEDDTRVHACIIHIDIIDHKIWIQSDSTEDGIALDLLAAGIPKEEIVLGFHEPNIRQYTGFAVA; encoded by the coding sequence ATGGATAAATTAACTAATTATCGTCAAATTATTGAAAAAGTCCTCACAGAATATGCTGCTATTCCCTATCATTATGGAGATTTAAAAGCCGAATTAATTATTAGCAAAGACGAAAATCGTTATTTAGTGATTACATCAGGATGGGAAGATGATACTAGAGTTCATGCTTGTATTATTCATATAGATATTATTGATCATAAAATTTGGATTCAAAGTGATAGTACAGAAGATGGAATTGCTTTAGATTTGTTAGCAGCAGGTATTCCTAAAGAAGAGATTGTTTTAGGATTTCATGAACCTAACATTAGACAATATACAGGATTTGCAGTAGCTTAA
- a CDS encoding XisH family protein: MPAKDIYHDNVRKALEKDDWIITDDPLKLTWGKRDFFVDIGAKKLIAAQKGELKIAVEIKSFAGISQATELEKALGQYILYRNILEEKEPERLLYLAITKPTFNDIFSEPIGDLVIHKNQIKLMIVDAKKEIIIKWIN, translated from the coding sequence ATGCCAGCAAAGGATATTTATCATGATAATGTCAGGAAAGCTCTGGAAAAAGACGATTGGATAATTACAGATGATCCTTTGAAATTAACTTGGGGTAAAAGAGATTTTTTTGTTGATATTGGTGCTAAAAAATTGATAGCCGCACAAAAAGGAGAATTAAAAATTGCGGTTGAAATTAAAAGTTTTGCGGGTATTTCCCAAGCAACGGAATTAGAAAAAGCATTAGGACAATATATATTATATCGCAATATTTTAGAAGAAAAAGAACCTGAACGTTTATTATATTTGGCAATTACAAAACCAACATTTAATGATATATTTTCAGAACCTATTGGTGATTTAGTTATCCATAAAAATCAAATTAAACTGATGATAGTTGATGCCAAAAAGGAGATAATTATCAAATGGATAAATTAA
- the thrS gene encoding threonine--tRNA ligase yields MVQQPMSPTQETQPAEKIYLPRTSESETLKKIRHTASHVMAMAVQKLFPKAQVTIGPWIENGFYYDFDNPEPFSDKDLKAIQKEMVKIINRKLPVIREEVSREEAKKRIEEIKEPYKLEILADIKEEPITIYHLGDQWWDLCAGPHVENTKDINPKAIELESVAGAYWRGDETKAQLQRIYATAWETPEQLAEYKRRKEEALRRDHRKIGKELGLFIFADPVGPGLPLWTPKGTLLRSILEDFLKKEQLKRGYLPVVTPHIARVDLFKTSGHWQKYKEDMFPMMAEDEEAKAIEQGFVLKPMNCPFHIQIYKSELRSYRELPMRLAEFGTVYRYEQSGELGGLTRVRGFTVDDSHLFVTPEQLDQEFLNVVDLILTVFRSLQLKNFKARLSFRDPASDKYIGGDEVWNQAEGAIRRAVQELGMDYFEGIGEAAFYGPKLDFIFSDALDREWQLGTVQVDYNLPERFDLEYVAEDGSRKRPVMIHRAPFGSLERLIGILIEEYAGDFPLWLAPVQIRLLPVGELQVDFTKEVAAKMVALGIRAEVDLSGDRLGKLIRNAEKDKIPVMAVVGAKEVESNSLSIRTRASGELGAITVDEVVNKMQEAISNFSNF; encoded by the coding sequence ATGGTTCAACAGCCGATGTCGCCAACTCAAGAAACCCAACCAGCAGAAAAAATCTATTTACCCCGCACCAGCGAATCAGAGACATTAAAAAAAATTCGCCATACCGCTTCTCACGTCATGGCCATGGCCGTACAAAAGCTGTTTCCCAAGGCGCAAGTTACTATTGGTCCGTGGATTGAAAACGGTTTTTATTATGACTTCGATAACCCCGAACCCTTTAGCGATAAGGATTTAAAAGCCATCCAAAAAGAGATGGTGAAGATTATTAACCGCAAACTCCCTGTGATTCGGGAAGAAGTCAGCCGCGAGGAAGCAAAAAAACGGATTGAAGAAATTAAAGAACCGTATAAATTAGAAATTCTCGCAGATATCAAAGAAGAACCCATCACCATCTATCATTTAGGTGATCAATGGTGGGATTTGTGCGCTGGTCCCCACGTCGAAAATACCAAAGATATCAACCCCAAAGCCATAGAATTAGAAAGCGTAGCTGGTGCTTATTGGCGCGGAGATGAAACCAAGGCACAGTTACAGCGCATTTATGCTACAGCTTGGGAAACTCCCGAACAACTAGCAGAATACAAACGCCGCAAAGAAGAAGCGTTAAGGCGTGATCATCGTAAAATAGGTAAAGAACTCGGTTTGTTTATTTTCGCCGATCCTGTCGGTCCTGGTTTACCGTTGTGGACTCCTAAAGGTACGCTGTTAAGAAGCATTTTAGAAGACTTCCTGAAAAAAGAACAGTTAAAACGGGGTTATTTACCTGTTGTTACTCCTCACATTGCCAGAGTTGATTTATTTAAAACATCGGGACACTGGCAAAAATACAAGGAAGATATGTTTCCGATGATGGCTGAAGATGAGGAAGCAAAAGCCATTGAACAGGGTTTTGTCCTGAAGCCGATGAACTGCCCCTTTCATATCCAAATATACAAAAGTGAGTTAAGATCCTATCGGGAATTACCGATGCGGTTGGCAGAATTTGGCACAGTTTACCGCTATGAACAATCGGGAGAACTGGGTGGTTTAACGCGGGTACGTGGTTTTACTGTGGATGATTCCCATTTATTTGTTACTCCTGAACAATTAGATCAGGAATTTTTGAATGTTGTAGATTTGATTTTGACAGTGTTTAGAAGTCTGCAACTGAAGAATTTTAAAGCGAGATTGAGTTTCCGTGATCCAGCCAGTGATAAATATATTGGTGGGGATGAAGTTTGGAATCAAGCAGAAGGTGCGATTCGTCGCGCTGTGCAAGAATTAGGAATGGATTATTTTGAAGGTATTGGGGAGGCGGCTTTTTATGGTCCGAAACTCGATTTTATCTTCAGTGATGCGTTAGATAGAGAATGGCAGTTAGGAACAGTGCAGGTAGATTATAATTTACCTGAACGCTTTGATTTAGAATACGTTGCTGAGGATGGTTCACGTAAACGCCCTGTGATGATTCACCGCGCACCTTTTGGATCTTTAGAAAGGTTAATAGGGATTTTAATTGAAGAATATGCGGGTGATTTTCCCTTGTGGTTAGCACCTGTGCAGATTCGACTTTTACCTGTAGGTGAATTGCAAGTTGATTTTACCAAAGAAGTAGCCGCGAAAATGGTAGCTTTAGGAATTAGAGCAGAAGTTGATTTAAGTGGCGATCGCCTGGGTAAATTGATTCGTAATGCGGAAAAAGATAAAATCCCAGTAATGGCCGTAGTAGGTGCGAAGGAAGTAGAAAGTAATTCTTTGAGTATTCGTACCCGTGCATCTGGGGAGTTGGGAGCGATAACTGTAGATGAAGTTGTCAATAAAATGCAGGAAGCGATTTCTAATTTTAGCAACTTCTAA
- a CDS encoding DUF2605 domain-containing protein: MGDSNSPSAELLKSVLEPLLEDFEYWFARSRQLLENEKISFMSEHEQSDLLNRVTQAQSELNTSKMLFAATGKQVGLDMATLMPWHQLLGECWKVGIRYRQSQQE, encoded by the coding sequence ATGGGTGACTCAAATTCACCAAGTGCTGAGTTGCTAAAGTCAGTCTTGGAGCCGCTGTTAGAGGATTTTGAATATTGGTTTGCGCGATCGCGTCAATTATTAGAAAATGAGAAAATCTCATTTATGAGTGAACATGAACAATCTGATTTACTCAACCGAGTTACGCAAGCACAATCAGAATTAAATACTTCTAAGATGCTATTTGCTGCAACTGGTAAACAAGTAGGACTGGATATGGCTACATTAATGCCTTGGCATCAACTATTAGGCGAATGTTGGAAAGTTGGTATCCGCTACCGTCAATCACAGCAGGAATGA
- a CDS encoding DUF2973 domain-containing protein, producing the protein MLHLLYILAFTVLAFIAVSNLIRNLVMFSFDRERPYPNTSSARNKGSFGYYAARRQSVPHPELLDNSGNLIKEPLLVMRSINVDDARQQLDALYESSPGQKIERSEDA; encoded by the coding sequence ATGTTACACTTGCTCTACATTTTAGCCTTTACCGTACTGGCGTTTATTGCTGTCAGTAATTTAATTCGTAACCTGGTCATGTTCAGTTTTGATAGGGAGCGACCTTATCCAAATACATCCTCTGCGCGGAATAAAGGTAGCTTTGGTTACTATGCAGCAAGAAGACAATCTGTACCTCATCCAGAATTATTAGATAATTCCGGTAATTTAATTAAAGAACCACTGTTGGTAATGCGTTCTATTAATGTGGATGATGCGCGTCAACAGTTGGATGCGTTATATGAATCTTCTCCTGGTCAAAAAATTGAACGTTCAGAAGATGCTTAA
- a CDS encoding type II toxin-antitoxin system HicA family toxin translates to MSVKRKDLIKYLEENGYYLLREGGNHSIYTNDIKTIPVKRHRTIDRITANAICKQADLLPKF, encoded by the coding sequence GTGTCAGTAAAACGAAAAGACTTAATTAAATATTTAGAAGAAAACGGATATTATTTATTACGGGAAGGTGGCAATCATTCTATTTATACTAATGATATCAAAACTATTCCTGTGAAAAGACATCGCACAATTGATCGTATTACTGCCAATGCTATTTGCAAACAAGCCGATTTATTACCCAAGTTCTAA
- a CDS encoding type II toxin-antitoxin system HicB family antitoxin has translation MLTTYTAKYTKTNSGYMGQLIEWQEVITEGATLEECRAMLQDALQEMIIAYRQQNKEIPTGSSLLEQIPVEV, from the coding sequence ATGCTAACTACATACACTGCCAAATATACAAAAACTAATAGCGGTTATATGGGACAACTCATTGAATGGCAAGAAGTCATTACCGAAGGAGCAACATTAGAAGAATGTAGAGCTATGTTACAAGATGCTCTCCAAGAAATGATTATTGCCTATCGTCAACAAAATAAAGAAATTCCTACAGGAAGCTCTTTACTTGAACAAATTCCCGTAGAGGTTTAA